One window of the Tubulanus polymorphus chromosome 11, tnTubPoly1.2, whole genome shotgun sequence genome contains the following:
- the LOC141913171 gene encoding uncharacterized protein LOC141913171 yields the protein MEKAAKTIRRSSVRLLSLTGGHGNLNMVISEEKDIRNTSKAFMAAQNSAAQYMMKWALQEDDRAIQDVVCQMGELNILWTEVQREFTEQLKMFKQMFELILEGEKHIDQARNHLALCEQKEGKIKKELKKAAKFATNDEIRSLETKLLQAERAKDIAKLEFEDRIRENEAIKLTRFREGLINVSQAYIEMGKKCAIIHEAQQDIAYQLPDVQEKDIEDIKYTGSGATKQYVLKAKEKIKQYNRRARIRAYNTSANQEPPPPYTPGDFFQERVKHTVQLDPEMSGIQSPLTTQQQQQQQQQARLQPDPDSNMLLQSLIEHPEVDGSNMQLLINPQLQLNLQPVNDRSRIPDAKPPPLLQRHRPPPKIPKQPQQHQQQQRTPASSSTGRLPGHAPPHPAAIKQSSQQPPAPAVVTPPSSFDRVEWDSDYEDDIADMLGAAKM from the exons ATGGAGAAAGCTGCCAAAACAATTCGCAG GAGTAGCGTGCGCCTTCTGTCACTGACCGGTGGACATGGAAATCTCAATATGGTGATATCGGAAGAAAAAGACATTCGCAATACTTCAAAAGCTTTCATGGCTGCTCAAAATTCGg CTGCTCAGTACATGATGAAATGGGCGTTGCAAGAAGATGACAGAGCAATTCAG GACGTCGTTTGTCAGATGGGAGAATTGAATATACTGTGGACCGAAGTGCAGCGTGAATTTACCG agcaattgaaaatgttcaaacaAATGTTCGAGTTGATATTGGAAGGAGAAAAACACATCGACCAAGCGCGAAATCATCTC GCCTTATGCGAACAGAAAGAAGGCAAAATCAAGAAAGAATTGAAGAAAGCTGCAAAG TTCGCCACTAACGACGAGATCCGATCTTTAGAAACGAAGCTCTTACAAGCCGAAAGAGCTAAAGATATCGCTAAGTTAGAAT TTGAAGATCGAATTCGCGAAAACGAAGCGATCAAGCTGACTCGGTTTCGCGAAGGGTTGATCAACGTTTCTCAGGCGTACATCGAGATGGGTAAGAAATGCGCGATCATCCACGAAGCGCAGCAGGATATCGCGTATCAGTTACCGGACGTTCAGGAGAAAGATATCGAGGATATAAAATATACTG GTTCTGGTGCTACGAAACAGTACGTTTTAAAAGCTAAAGAGAAAATCAAGCAGTACAACAGACGTGCTCGCATACGAGCTTATAATACATCAG CCAATCAAGAGCCGCCGCCTCCTTATACGCCGGGAGACTTCTTTCAAGAACGCGTAAAACACACGGTTCAACTCGATCCTGAAATGTCGGGTATACAGTCACCGCTGACcacacaacaacaacaacagcagcaacaacaagcTCGACTTCAACCAGATCCCGATAGTAACATGTTACTGCAATCACTGATCGAACATCCAGAAGTCGACGGGTCGAACATGCAATTACTGATCAATCCTCAACTGCAGTTAAACCTACAACCGGTGAACGATCGTTCTCGTATACCGGACGCGAAACCGCCGCCGCTGCTTCAACGCCATCGTCCTCCGCCGAAGATTCCCAAACAGCCTCAACAACATCAACAGCAGCAGAGAACGCCGGCTTCATCTTCCACGGGACGTCTGCCCGGGCACGCTCCGCCGCATCCCGCCGCTATTAAACAGTCATCGCAGCAGCCGCCTGCACCGGCAGTCGTAACGCCACCTTCTAGCTTCGATCGCGTCGAATGGGACTCGGATTACGAAGACGACATCGCCGACATGCTCGGCGCAGCGAAAATGTGA
- the LOC141913292 gene encoding APOBEC1 complementation factor-like isoform X2, whose protein sequence is MDNPGAKPNEAALLVLMERTGYSMIQENGQRKYGGPPPHWGEGQPVPAKGCEIFIGKIPRDCFEDELVPVFEKIGQIYELRLMMDFSGSNRGYAFVMYTSRSDALRAVRELNNYEIRKGRYLGVCLSVDNCRLFVGGIPKNKQRDEILAEMKKVTEGVVDVIVYPSAMDKTKNRGFAFVEYESHRAAAMARRKLIPGKIQLWAHQIAVDWAEPEREVDEEVMSKVKILYMRNLMISTTEDTIEQACNQALRKEGAVERVKKIRDYAFIHFRERNDAMRVMEELNGTSVEGSTVEVSLAKPVDKAEYVRHSRNLGRGGLLTTQAAAGLAAGYPYYLYSDPSLAAAAAATYNPFIPMNATTAAALATRGNMALRGGSLRGRGRGAAGSRGAGRAGYVNAPRRKHQDEHVVDLLPGMELTPIDPVTLKPQSKTHLQVLDEVCTKNGWGSPSYQLNSALGQDGSQMFLFKVTVPAMSHPFTPTKLCRTVDEAKSLAAEFVLTNLGIPVENATGDASSYATAAAAAAAAEYQLSALSTAYTLPTMPVGAMPGTDLLSIVPQMYTQQLY, encoded by the exons ATGGATAACCCCGGCGCTAAACCGAACGAAGCGGCTCTACTCGTGCTGATGGAGAGGACCGGCTACAGCATGATCCAGGAAAACGGGCAAAGAAAATACGGCGGACCGCCGCCGCACTGGGGAGAAGGCCAGCCGGTCCCGGCGAAGGGATGCGAGATTTTCATCGGAAAAATTCCGCGCGATTGTTTCGAAGACGAGCTCGTGCCCGTGTTCGAGAAGATCGGGCAGATTTACGAATTGCGGCTGATGATGGATTTCAGCGGTTCGAATCGCGGCTACGCGTTCGTCATGTACACCAGTCGCTCGGACGCTCTGAGAGCCGTGCGCGAGTTGAACAACTACGAAATCCGAAAAGGCCGCTATTTGGGCGTGTGTCTGAGCGTCGACAACTGCCGCCTGTTCGTCGGGGGAATACCAAAAAATAAGCAACGCGACGAAATCCTGGCCGAGATGAAAAAAGTCACCGAAGGAGTCGTCGACGTGATCGTCTACCCGAGCGCCATGGACAAAACGAAAAACCGCGGCTTCGCGTTCGTCGAGTATGAAAGTCACCGGGCCGCGGCCATGGCCCGACGCAAACTGATCCCCGGCAAAATACAGTTGTGGGCGCATCAAATCGCCGTCGATTGGGCCGAACCGGAGCGAGAAGTCGACGAGGAAGTCATGTCGAAG gttaaaatattatatatgaGAAACCTAATGATCAGCACAACAGAGGACACGATAGAACAAGCGTGTAATCAGGCCCTGCGTAAAGAGGGCGCCGTCGAACGTgtgaaaaaaatcagggattACGCGTTCATTCATTTCCGCGAACGTAATGACGCCATGAGAGTAATGGAAGAATTGAATG GTACGAGTGTTGAGGGTTCGACCGTTGAGGTGTCGCTAGCGAAACCCGTCGACAAGGCTGAATACGTGCGTCACAGCAGAAATTTAGGTCGAGGAGGTCTACTGACAACTCAG GCCGCTGCTGGATTGGCCGCTGGATACCCGTATTACCTGTACAGCGACCCGAGTCTCgccgctgccgccgccgccacctATAATCCGTTTATCCCGATGAACGCGACAACTGCCGCCGCCCTGGCGACCAG AGGTAACATGGCTCTACGAGGAGGCTCGCTGCGTGGCCGCGGACGAGGAGCCGCCGGATCGCGCGGTGCCGGACGCGCCGGATACGTCAACGCACCCAGACGCAAACATCAAGAT GAGCATGTTGTAGATTTATTGCCGGGCATGGAATTAACTCCTATTGATCCAGTCACTTTAAAACCTCAATCGAAGACTCATCTTCAG GTGTTGGATGAAGTTTGCACCAAGAACGGTTGGGGTAGCCCTAGTTACCAGTTAAATTCCGCTCTCGGACAAGACGGTTCGCAAATGTTTCTTTTCAAG GTGACCGTTCCAGCAATGTCGCACCCATTCACGCCCACGAAACTATGCAGAACTGTCGATGAAGCGAAAAGTCTAGCCGCCGAATTCGTCCTCACAAATCTCGGAATTCCAGTCGAAAACG CGACGGGAGACGCGTCGTCGTACGCGACGGCCGCCGCTGCGGCAGCTGCAGCTGAATATCAACTATCGGCGTTATCCACGGCGTATACTCTACCGACGATGCCGGTCGGCGCGATGCCCGGTACCGATTTACTGTCGATCGTTCCTCAGATGTATACCCAACAGTTATACTAG
- the LOC141913292 gene encoding APOBEC1 complementation factor-like isoform X1: MDNPGAKPNEAALLVLMERTGYSMIQENGQRKYGGPPPHWGEGQPVPAKGCEIFIGKIPRDCFEDELVPVFEKIGQIYELRLMMDFSGSNRGYAFVMYTSRSDALRAVRELNNYEIRKGRYLGVCLSVDNCRLFVGGIPKNKQRDEILAEMKKVTEGVVDVIVYPSAMDKTKNRGFAFVEYESHRAAAMARRKLIPGKIQLWAHQIAVDWAEPEREVDEEVMSKVKILYMRNLMISTTEDTIEQACNQALRKEGAVERVKKIRDYAFIHFRERNDAMRVMEELNGTSVEGSTVEVSLAKPVDKAEYVRHSRNLGRGGLLTTQAAAGLAAGYPYYLYSDPSLAAAAAATYNPFIPMNATTAAALATRGNMALRGGSLRGRGRGAAGSRGAGRAGYVNAPRRKHQDEHVVDLLPGMELTPIDPVTLKPQSKTHLQVLDEVCTKNGWGSPSYQLNSALGQDGSQMFLFKVTVPAMSHPFTPTKLCRTVDEAKSLAAEFVLTNLGIPVENAAPSPTISDGSTNNLAVSSVSTSPPITTTPCTSTAAYHQGRPIIGPSYPPTILSSPYATGDASSYATAAAAAAAAEYQLSALSTAYTLPTMPVGAMPGTDLLSIVPQMYTQQLY, translated from the exons ATGGATAACCCCGGCGCTAAACCGAACGAAGCGGCTCTACTCGTGCTGATGGAGAGGACCGGCTACAGCATGATCCAGGAAAACGGGCAAAGAAAATACGGCGGACCGCCGCCGCACTGGGGAGAAGGCCAGCCGGTCCCGGCGAAGGGATGCGAGATTTTCATCGGAAAAATTCCGCGCGATTGTTTCGAAGACGAGCTCGTGCCCGTGTTCGAGAAGATCGGGCAGATTTACGAATTGCGGCTGATGATGGATTTCAGCGGTTCGAATCGCGGCTACGCGTTCGTCATGTACACCAGTCGCTCGGACGCTCTGAGAGCCGTGCGCGAGTTGAACAACTACGAAATCCGAAAAGGCCGCTATTTGGGCGTGTGTCTGAGCGTCGACAACTGCCGCCTGTTCGTCGGGGGAATACCAAAAAATAAGCAACGCGACGAAATCCTGGCCGAGATGAAAAAAGTCACCGAAGGAGTCGTCGACGTGATCGTCTACCCGAGCGCCATGGACAAAACGAAAAACCGCGGCTTCGCGTTCGTCGAGTATGAAAGTCACCGGGCCGCGGCCATGGCCCGACGCAAACTGATCCCCGGCAAAATACAGTTGTGGGCGCATCAAATCGCCGTCGATTGGGCCGAACCGGAGCGAGAAGTCGACGAGGAAGTCATGTCGAAG gttaaaatattatatatgaGAAACCTAATGATCAGCACAACAGAGGACACGATAGAACAAGCGTGTAATCAGGCCCTGCGTAAAGAGGGCGCCGTCGAACGTgtgaaaaaaatcagggattACGCGTTCATTCATTTCCGCGAACGTAATGACGCCATGAGAGTAATGGAAGAATTGAATG GTACGAGTGTTGAGGGTTCGACCGTTGAGGTGTCGCTAGCGAAACCCGTCGACAAGGCTGAATACGTGCGTCACAGCAGAAATTTAGGTCGAGGAGGTCTACTGACAACTCAG GCCGCTGCTGGATTGGCCGCTGGATACCCGTATTACCTGTACAGCGACCCGAGTCTCgccgctgccgccgccgccacctATAATCCGTTTATCCCGATGAACGCGACAACTGCCGCCGCCCTGGCGACCAG AGGTAACATGGCTCTACGAGGAGGCTCGCTGCGTGGCCGCGGACGAGGAGCCGCCGGATCGCGCGGTGCCGGACGCGCCGGATACGTCAACGCACCCAGACGCAAACATCAAGAT GAGCATGTTGTAGATTTATTGCCGGGCATGGAATTAACTCCTATTGATCCAGTCACTTTAAAACCTCAATCGAAGACTCATCTTCAG GTGTTGGATGAAGTTTGCACCAAGAACGGTTGGGGTAGCCCTAGTTACCAGTTAAATTCCGCTCTCGGACAAGACGGTTCGCAAATGTTTCTTTTCAAG GTGACCGTTCCAGCAATGTCGCACCCATTCACGCCCACGAAACTATGCAGAACTGTCGATGAAGCGAAAAGTCTAGCCGCCGAATTCGTCCTCACAAATCTCGGAATTCCAGTCGAAAACG CCGCTCCGAGCCCGACGATCAGTGACGGTTCGACGAACAATCTGGCTGTATCATCGGTATCGACATCACCTCCCATTACTACCACACCGTGTACATCAACTGCTGCCTACCATCAAGGTCGTCCGATAATCGGGCCGTCCTACCCGCCTACCATACTGTCGTCACCATACG CGACGGGAGACGCGTCGTCGTACGCGACGGCCGCCGCTGCGGCAGCTGCAGCTGAATATCAACTATCGGCGTTATCCACGGCGTATACTCTACCGACGATGCCGGTCGGCGCGATGCCCGGTACCGATTTACTGTCGATCGTTCCTCAGATGTATACCCAACAGTTATACTAG
- the LOC141913292 gene encoding APOBEC1 complementation factor-like isoform X3: protein MDNPGAKPNEAALLVLMERTGYSMIQENGQRKYGGPPPHWGEGQPVPAKGCEIFIGKIPRDCFEDELVPVFEKIGQIYELRLMMDFSGSNRGYAFVMYTSRSDALRAVRELNNYEIRKGRYLGVCLSVDNCRLFVGGIPKNKQRDEILAEMKKVTEGVVDVIVYPSAMDKTKNRGFAFVEYESHRAAAMARRKLIPGKIQLWAHQIAVDWAEPEREVDEEVMSKVKILYMRNLMISTTEDTIEQACNQALRKEGAVERVKKIRDYAFIHFRERNDAMRVMEELNGTSVEGSTVEVSLAKPVDKAEYVRHSRNLGRGGLLTTQAAAGLAAGYPYYLYSDPSLAAAAAATYNPFIPMNATTAAALATRGNMALRGGSLRGRGRGAAGSRGAGRAGYVNAPRRKHQDEHVVDLLPGMELTPIDPVTLKPQSKTHLQVLDEVCTKNGWGSPSYQLNSALGQDGSQMFLFKVTVPAMSHPFTPTKLCRTVDEAKSLAAEFVLTNLGIPVENGLERHFQRLSLHSGRHNNNYRF from the exons ATGGATAACCCCGGCGCTAAACCGAACGAAGCGGCTCTACTCGTGCTGATGGAGAGGACCGGCTACAGCATGATCCAGGAAAACGGGCAAAGAAAATACGGCGGACCGCCGCCGCACTGGGGAGAAGGCCAGCCGGTCCCGGCGAAGGGATGCGAGATTTTCATCGGAAAAATTCCGCGCGATTGTTTCGAAGACGAGCTCGTGCCCGTGTTCGAGAAGATCGGGCAGATTTACGAATTGCGGCTGATGATGGATTTCAGCGGTTCGAATCGCGGCTACGCGTTCGTCATGTACACCAGTCGCTCGGACGCTCTGAGAGCCGTGCGCGAGTTGAACAACTACGAAATCCGAAAAGGCCGCTATTTGGGCGTGTGTCTGAGCGTCGACAACTGCCGCCTGTTCGTCGGGGGAATACCAAAAAATAAGCAACGCGACGAAATCCTGGCCGAGATGAAAAAAGTCACCGAAGGAGTCGTCGACGTGATCGTCTACCCGAGCGCCATGGACAAAACGAAAAACCGCGGCTTCGCGTTCGTCGAGTATGAAAGTCACCGGGCCGCGGCCATGGCCCGACGCAAACTGATCCCCGGCAAAATACAGTTGTGGGCGCATCAAATCGCCGTCGATTGGGCCGAACCGGAGCGAGAAGTCGACGAGGAAGTCATGTCGAAG gttaaaatattatatatgaGAAACCTAATGATCAGCACAACAGAGGACACGATAGAACAAGCGTGTAATCAGGCCCTGCGTAAAGAGGGCGCCGTCGAACGTgtgaaaaaaatcagggattACGCGTTCATTCATTTCCGCGAACGTAATGACGCCATGAGAGTAATGGAAGAATTGAATG GTACGAGTGTTGAGGGTTCGACCGTTGAGGTGTCGCTAGCGAAACCCGTCGACAAGGCTGAATACGTGCGTCACAGCAGAAATTTAGGTCGAGGAGGTCTACTGACAACTCAG GCCGCTGCTGGATTGGCCGCTGGATACCCGTATTACCTGTACAGCGACCCGAGTCTCgccgctgccgccgccgccacctATAATCCGTTTATCCCGATGAACGCGACAACTGCCGCCGCCCTGGCGACCAG AGGTAACATGGCTCTACGAGGAGGCTCGCTGCGTGGCCGCGGACGAGGAGCCGCCGGATCGCGCGGTGCCGGACGCGCCGGATACGTCAACGCACCCAGACGCAAACATCAAGAT GAGCATGTTGTAGATTTATTGCCGGGCATGGAATTAACTCCTATTGATCCAGTCACTTTAAAACCTCAATCGAAGACTCATCTTCAG GTGTTGGATGAAGTTTGCACCAAGAACGGTTGGGGTAGCCCTAGTTACCAGTTAAATTCCGCTCTCGGACAAGACGGTTCGCAAATGTTTCTTTTCAAG GTGACCGTTCCAGCAATGTCGCACCCATTCACGCCCACGAAACTATGCAGAACTGTCGATGAAGCGAAAAGTCTAGCCGCCGAATTCGTCCTCACAAATCTCGGAATTCCAGTCGAAAACG GTTTGGAGAGGCATTTCCAACGGTTGTCCCTACATTCAGGACGTCACAACAACAACTACAGGTTTTAG